From one Bacteroides fragilis NCTC 9343 genomic stretch:
- a CDS encoding ABC transporter permease: protein MIDIWQEIYGTIKRNKLRTLLTGFAVAWGIFMLIVLLGAGNGLIHAFEKSSSARALNSIKIYPGWTGKPYDGLKEGRRIQLDNKDLDATMEHFSDNIISVGASQWQSNVNLSYGQEYVNLSLEGVYPNFTEVESVKSTDGRFINDIDLKERRKVIVLHTKTAEILFGKSKTEPIGKFVNAGGVSYQVVGLYTDPGDQGSSEAYIPFSTLQVIYNKGDKLNNLTFTTKGLTTIETNEAFEAAYRKVMGAKHRFDPSDNSALWIWNRFTNYLQSQNAMGILRTAIWVIGIFTLLSGIVGVSNIMLITVKERTREFGIRKALGAKPFSILWLIIVESVTITTLFGYIGMVAGIAATEWMNKVAGEQTVDVGMFSETVFLNPTVDISIAIQATLTLVVAGTLAGFFPAKKAVSIRPIEALRAD from the coding sequence ATGATTGACATTTGGCAAGAAATATACGGTACCATCAAGCGGAACAAACTCCGTACGTTACTGACCGGATTCGCCGTAGCATGGGGCATCTTCATGCTGATAGTGCTGTTGGGAGCCGGAAACGGACTGATCCATGCTTTTGAAAAGTCATCATCGGCACGGGCGCTGAACTCCATAAAAATATATCCGGGATGGACAGGGAAACCTTACGACGGATTAAAAGAAGGACGACGCATCCAGTTGGACAATAAGGACCTGGATGCCACCATGGAGCACTTCAGCGACAACATCATCAGTGTAGGTGCCAGCCAATGGCAAAGTAATGTAAACCTGAGTTACGGACAGGAGTACGTTAACCTTTCACTGGAAGGTGTGTATCCGAACTTTACCGAAGTGGAATCCGTAAAATCGACAGACGGACGGTTCATCAATGACATCGATCTCAAAGAACGACGGAAAGTAATTGTACTGCACACCAAAACGGCTGAAATCCTTTTCGGAAAAAGCAAAACAGAACCTATCGGAAAGTTTGTAAATGCCGGTGGAGTCTCTTATCAAGTCGTAGGCCTTTACACCGATCCGGGCGATCAGGGAAGTAGCGAGGCTTATATTCCTTTCTCCACCTTACAAGTAATCTACAACAAAGGTGATAAACTGAATAACCTGACTTTCACCACCAAAGGGCTCACCACCATTGAAACAAACGAAGCATTCGAGGCAGCCTATCGCAAAGTAATGGGCGCCAAACACCGCTTTGACCCATCGGATAACAGCGCACTGTGGATATGGAACCGTTTTACCAATTATCTACAGTCACAAAACGCTATGGGCATCTTGCGTACAGCCATCTGGGTGATCGGCATCTTCACATTGCTGAGTGGTATCGTAGGCGTATCGAACATTATGCTGATCACAGTAAAAGAGAGGACACGTGAGTTCGGTATCCGCAAAGCATTGGGTGCCAAACCATTCTCTATCCTGTGGTTGATAATCGTGGAAAGCGTGACCATCACAACACTATTCGGATACATCGGGATGGTAGCCGGAATCGCCGCTACCGAATGGATGAATAAAGTGGCCGGAGAACAAACCGTAGATGTAGGAATGTTTTCGGAAACCGTATTCCTGAATCCGACGGTGGATATCAGCATTGCCATACAAGCCACACTGACCTTGGTCGTTGCAGGAACAC
- a CDS encoding 5'-nucleotidase C-terminal domain-containing protein produces the protein MKQNYAKIISGFILAGLLTFSSCQSTHEMAKTDYQIAKVEGRMIDIDAKWDTHPDADAVAILKPYKEKIDNMMYEVIGSSEQKMDKGHPESLLSNLVAEVLRQAATKVQDKPADMGLVNMGGLRNILPAGDITVGTVYEILPFENSLCVMKMKGTHLKALLTSIASLKGEGVSGIRMEITKDGKLLNATVGGQPIDDNKLYTVATIDYLADGNGSMEAFLQADDRVCPEGATLRGLFLDYVRQQTAAGKKITSALDGRITVK, from the coding sequence ATGAAACAAAATTACGCAAAGATTATTTCAGGATTCATTCTGGCGGGGTTGCTGACATTTAGTTCTTGTCAGTCGACGCATGAGATGGCAAAAACCGATTACCAGATTGCCAAAGTAGAGGGAAGGATGATTGACATTGACGCCAAATGGGACACCCATCCCGATGCAGATGCCGTGGCAATATTAAAGCCTTATAAAGAAAAAATAGACAACATGATGTATGAGGTGATTGGTAGCAGCGAGCAGAAGATGGACAAAGGACATCCCGAGAGCTTGCTTTCCAATCTTGTAGCGGAAGTATTGCGTCAGGCTGCAACCAAGGTGCAGGACAAGCCGGCAGACATGGGACTGGTGAATATGGGAGGATTGCGTAATATTTTGCCTGCCGGAGATATTACGGTGGGAACGGTATATGAGATATTGCCATTCGAAAATTCGCTTTGTGTAATGAAGATGAAAGGAACACACCTGAAAGCATTGCTCACAAGCATTGCATCGTTGAAAGGAGAAGGGGTGAGCGGTATCCGAATGGAAATTACCAAGGATGGAAAATTACTGAATGCTACGGTGGGCGGCCAGCCGATCGATGACAATAAGCTGTATACCGTGGCGACAATCGATTATCTGGCTGACGGTAATGGAAGTATGGAGGCTTTCTTGCAGGCTGATGATCGTGTGTGTCCCGAGGGAGCCACGTTACGCGGGCTTTTTCTTGATTACGTGAGACAGCAGACTGCTGCCGGAAAGAAGATCACTTCGGCACTGGATGGCAGAATCACTGTGAAATAA
- a CDS encoding glycoside hydrolase family 3 N-terminal domain-containing protein, with the protein MLKQLLTVVFLLSAGTLWAQQAAGLLPVQEDTHCKEWVEQTLSRMKLKDKVGQLFVYTLAPRADKDTEKLVGKLTRKFKVGAFLYSEGTVEDQANLTNYAQRQSKIPLMITFDGEWGLAMRLENTPVFPRNAALGCISDNTLIEAYGQEVARELREIGAHVNFAPDADVNTNPENPVIHVRSFGENPKTVAEKVIAYGRGLETGGILSVSKHFPGHGDTDVDSHQALPAVYYNRARLDSVELYPFKEAIQAGLGGVMVGHLQVPALEPDRITPSSLSHSIVTDLLRGELGFNGLVFTDALAMKGVAAESDVTVKALKAGNDMVLVQQNVEKAQESVVQAIKDGRLTMEEIDAKCRRILAYKYRLGLSRRPMIPVDGLSDRIHTPEAQALVTKLRTSAVTVLGNYFQILPLTATKGEIAVLTVGDEGSDASFIEGLRSELPLKTFRMDKNTGEEERRKIVKELGNYRRVVVCITVQDKEAGEYRSFFAGFRPQAPVVYAFFTSYRALASFEEAAARSAAVVLAHSGEEDLQRYVADVVLGKASATGRLSMRIGNTFAAGSGVDVISGSPAGIAPEDYGLKSYRLHRIDSVVAAGLAAKAFPGCQVLVLRHGQPVYDKCFGTHSVTDTTPVRATDLFDLASLTKTSATLLAVMKLYDQGRIELTDAVSKYVPALRATNKKNITIRELLLHESGLVPYIRFYRDAIDEYSVTGPFTQGFVDEWHHTRMGEYTYACSDFKFKKGLVSATKTSGHTLQIADGLWLDKKFKAAMMKSIAQSELDRKRFVYSDIGFILLQQVVEAVTGKTLDAYLVSEFYRPMGLEHTLFQPLNRYKKADIMPTAANDYLRRQDLCGYVYDEAAAFMGGVSGNAGLFSTAQELGKIYQMILNEGELDGKRYLRPETCRIFTTEKSAVSHRGLGYDKPNLKDPKANACASSAPASVYGHTGFTGTCAWVDPENDLVYIFLSNRLCPDAWNGKLNSMKIRQAIQEVIYQSLYTPE; encoded by the coding sequence ATGCTAAAACAACTACTAACAGTTGTGTTTCTGCTGAGTGCAGGCACTTTGTGGGCACAACAAGCTGCAGGACTTCTGCCTGTACAGGAAGATACACATTGCAAAGAATGGGTAGAGCAGACGCTCTCCCGTATGAAACTGAAAGATAAAGTCGGGCAATTATTTGTTTATACCCTGGCTCCACGAGCAGATAAAGATACTGAAAAGTTAGTGGGCAAACTGACCCGCAAGTTCAAAGTCGGGGCCTTTCTGTACTCTGAGGGAACAGTAGAAGATCAGGCAAACCTGACCAACTATGCGCAACGCCAGTCGAAAATTCCATTAATGATTACCTTTGATGGTGAGTGGGGACTCGCCATGCGATTGGAAAATACACCGGTGTTTCCACGTAATGCAGCATTGGGCTGTATCAGCGACAATACCTTGATTGAGGCTTATGGGCAGGAAGTGGCGCGTGAGCTTCGTGAGATAGGTGCGCACGTTAATTTTGCTCCGGATGCGGATGTTAATACCAATCCTGAAAATCCGGTCATCCATGTCCGTTCGTTTGGTGAAAATCCGAAAACTGTGGCTGAGAAAGTAATAGCTTATGGGCGTGGATTGGAGACCGGTGGCATTTTGTCTGTCTCCAAGCATTTCCCGGGACATGGTGACACGGATGTCGACTCACACCAGGCATTGCCTGCCGTTTATTATAATCGTGCACGGCTGGACAGTGTGGAACTGTATCCTTTTAAAGAAGCCATTCAGGCAGGATTGGGAGGTGTGATGGTGGGACACTTACAAGTGCCGGCCTTAGAACCTGACCGGATTACCCCTTCTTCATTGTCACATAGCATTGTGACGGATCTATTGAGAGGAGAGTTGGGATTCAATGGATTGGTATTTACCGATGCGCTCGCCATGAAAGGAGTAGCTGCCGAATCGGATGTAACAGTGAAGGCTCTGAAGGCCGGTAATGATATGGTGCTGGTACAGCAAAATGTAGAAAAAGCACAAGAGAGTGTGGTGCAAGCCATAAAAGACGGACGTCTCACGATGGAAGAAATAGATGCGAAATGCCGTAGAATTCTGGCGTATAAATATCGTTTGGGATTAAGCAGGCGACCGATGATTCCGGTAGACGGATTGAGTGACCGTATTCATACTCCTGAAGCGCAGGCTTTGGTAACCAAGCTGCGTACGTCGGCAGTGACCGTACTTGGGAATTATTTTCAGATCCTTCCTCTTACTGCAACAAAGGGTGAGATAGCCGTATTAACAGTGGGAGATGAAGGCAGCGATGCTTCTTTCATCGAGGGGTTACGTAGTGAATTACCATTAAAAACATTCCGGATGGATAAAAATACCGGGGAAGAAGAGCGGCGGAAGATAGTGAAAGAACTGGGAAACTATCGGAGGGTGGTTGTCTGTATAACGGTGCAGGATAAAGAAGCGGGTGAGTATCGTTCGTTTTTTGCCGGGTTCAGGCCCCAAGCTCCTGTGGTCTACGCTTTCTTTACTTCCTATCGGGCACTGGCGTCGTTTGAAGAGGCTGCCGCCCGTTCGGCTGCTGTTGTCCTGGCACATTCCGGTGAGGAGGATTTGCAACGCTATGTAGCCGATGTGGTGTTGGGCAAAGCTTCGGCAACGGGACGTTTATCCATGCGTATCGGCAATACATTTGCAGCCGGTTCCGGTGTAGATGTGATATCCGGTAGCCCAGCGGGCATAGCACCCGAAGATTATGGTTTGAAATCATACAGACTCCACCGGATAGACTCGGTGGTAGCTGCCGGGCTGGCGGCGAAAGCCTTTCCCGGATGCCAGGTGTTGGTATTGCGGCATGGACAACCGGTATATGATAAATGTTTCGGCACTCACTCTGTAACAGACACTACTCCGGTACGGGCGACCGACCTTTTCGATCTCGCTTCATTGACTAAAACCAGTGCCACACTGCTGGCCGTGATGAAACTCTATGATCAGGGACGGATCGAGTTGACAGATGCTGTCTCTAAATACGTGCCTGCTTTGCGGGCTACGAACAAAAAGAATATCACAATCAGGGAACTGTTGTTACATGAATCCGGACTGGTGCCTTATATTCGTTTTTATCGTGATGCAATCGATGAATACTCGGTGACCGGCCCTTTTACACAAGGATTTGTAGACGAGTGGCACCATACCCGTATGGGAGAATATACTTATGCCTGTTCCGATTTCAAGTTTAAGAAAGGATTGGTTTCTGCAACAAAAACCTCCGGGCATACGTTGCAGATAGCCGATGGATTGTGGCTGGACAAGAAATTTAAAGCTGCGATGATGAAGAGTATTGCGCAGTCGGAACTCGACCGTAAACGTTTTGTATATAGTGATATCGGATTTATCCTGTTGCAACAGGTGGTGGAAGCCGTTACCGGCAAGACACTCGATGCTTATTTAGTTTCAGAGTTTTATCGGCCTATGGGATTGGAACATACATTGTTCCAACCTTTAAACCGTTATAAGAAAGCGGATATTATGCCGACTGCTGCCAATGATTACTTACGTCGGCAGGATCTTTGCGGATATGTGTATGATGAAGCTGCCGCCTTTATGGGAGGCGTAAGTGGCAATGCCGGATTGTTTTCAACGGCCCAAGAGTTGGGAAAAATCTATCAGATGATTCTGAATGAGGGTGAACTGGATGGAAAACGCTATCTTCGGCCGGAAACCTGCCGTATATTTACTACGGAGAAATCAGCTGTCAGTCATCGTGGACTGGGGTATGACAAACCTAATCTGAAGGATCCGAAAGCAAATGCCTGTGCATCTTCGGCTCCGGCTTCTGTTTATGGGCATACCGGCTTTACGGGTACTTGTGCTTGGGTTGATCCGGAGAACGACCTGGTCTATATCTTCCTGAGTAATCGTCTTTGTCCCGATGCCTGGAATGGAAAGCTGAACAGCATGAAGATACGACAAGCAATCCAGGAAGTGATTTATCAGTCGTTATATACACCGGAATAG
- the rplS gene encoding 50S ribosomal protein L19: MDLIKIAEEAFATGKQHPSFKAGDTVTVAYRIIEGNKERVQLYRGVVIKIAGHGEKKRFTVRKMSGTVGVERIFPIESPAIDSIEVNKVGKVRRAKLYYLRALTGKKARIKEKRVNG, translated from the coding sequence ATGGATTTAATTAAAATTGCAGAAGAAGCATTCGCTACCGGAAAACAGCACCCGAGCTTCAAAGCAGGAGACACTGTAACAGTAGCATATCGTATTATCGAAGGTAACAAAGAGCGTGTACAGTTGTACCGCGGTGTTGTTATCAAAATTGCAGGTCACGGAGAAAAGAAACGTTTTACTGTACGTAAAATGTCAGGAACTGTAGGCGTAGAAAGAATTTTCCCGATCGAATCACCGGCTATCGACAGCATTGAAGTGAACAAGGTTGGTAAAGTACGTCGCGCTAAACTGTACTACCTGCGTGCTCTTACCGGCAAAAAAGCTAGAATCAAAGAAAAAAGAGTTAACGGCTAA
- a CDS encoding bifunctional metallophosphatase/5'-nucleotidase, which yields MIFPINKKHTFFSKEKTLLTFFFILFISFSAFGQQDKKLILLQTSDVHSRLEPINQEGDRNYDKGGFVRRATFVKEFRKEHPDMLLFDCGDISQGTPYYNMFQGEVEVKMMNEMKYDAMTIGNHEFDFDLDNMARLFRMADFPVVCANYDVSATVLKDLVKPYVVFERDGVKIGVLGLGCQLEGMVQANKCVGVVYNDPVTVANEVAAVLKEKEGCDVVVCLSHLGVQYDENQLIPKTRNIDVVLGGHSHTFMKGPKTLLNMDGKNVSLMHTGKSGIYVGQMDLTLEKKK from the coding sequence ATGATATTCCCAATCAATAAAAAACATACGTTCTTTTCCAAGGAAAAGACACTTCTAACTTTCTTTTTTATTCTCTTTATTTCTTTTTCTGCATTTGGGCAGCAGGATAAAAAGCTGATTCTTCTGCAGACCAGTGATGTGCATAGCCGCCTGGAACCTATCAATCAGGAAGGTGACCGGAATTATGATAAAGGCGGATTCGTACGTCGTGCCACATTTGTGAAGGAGTTCCGCAAAGAGCATCCCGATATGTTATTGTTCGATTGCGGAGATATTTCGCAGGGGACACCTTATTATAATATGTTCCAGGGTGAAGTCGAAGTGAAGATGATGAACGAAATGAAGTATGATGCCATGACTATCGGTAATCACGAATTTGATTTTGATCTGGATAATATGGCCCGTTTATTCCGGATGGCTGATTTTCCGGTGGTTTGCGCTAATTATGATGTAAGTGCTACGGTGCTTAAAGACTTGGTGAAACCGTATGTCGTCTTTGAAAGAGACGGTGTCAAGATCGGAGTTTTGGGATTGGGTTGCCAGCTTGAAGGCATGGTACAAGCCAATAAGTGTGTAGGAGTGGTTTACAATGATCCGGTAACTGTAGCGAACGAAGTGGCTGCTGTCCTGAAAGAAAAAGAGGGATGTGACGTAGTGGTTTGTCTTTCTCATCTGGGTGTGCAGTATGACGAGAATCAGTTGATCCCTAAAACACGTAATATCGATGTTGTTCTCGGAGGCCATTCGCATACATTCATGAAAGGTCCCAAGACTCTCCTCAATATGGATGGCAAGAATGTGTCGCTGATGCATACCGGTAAGAGTGGTATCTATGTAGGGCAGATGGACTTAACACTTGAAAAAAAGAAATAA
- a CDS encoding ROK family protein produces MNSSMEKPYVVGIDIGGTNTVFGIVDARGTIIASGAVKTQVYPTVEEYADEVCKNLLPLIIANGGVDKIKGIGIGAPNGNYYTGTIEFAPNLPWKGVLPLASMFEERLGIPTALTNDANAAAVGEMTYGAARGMKDFIMITLGTGVGSGIVINGQVVYGHDGFAGELGHVIVRRDGRICGCGRKGCLETYCSATGVARTAREFLAARTDASLLRNIPAESIVSKDVYDAAVQGDKLAQEIFEFTGNILGEALADAIAFSSPEAIILFGGLAKSGDYIMKPIMKAMENNLLNIYKGKAKLLVSELKDSDAAVLGASALAWELKDLRD; encoded by the coding sequence ATGAATTCAAGCATGGAGAAGCCCTATGTGGTGGGTATTGACATTGGCGGAACAAACACTGTCTTTGGAATTGTTGACGCGCGCGGAACTATTATAGCAAGCGGTGCAGTGAAAACTCAAGTATATCCTACAGTAGAAGAATATGCAGATGAAGTATGCAAAAATCTTCTGCCGTTGATTATCGCAAATGGCGGGGTGGATAAAATAAAGGGTATCGGCATTGGCGCTCCTAATGGGAACTATTATACCGGAACCATTGAATTTGCTCCTAACTTGCCTTGGAAAGGTGTATTGCCGTTGGCTTCTATGTTCGAAGAACGCTTGGGTATACCGACTGCCTTGACAAACGATGCTAATGCTGCCGCAGTGGGCGAAATGACTTACGGAGCCGCCCGCGGTATGAAAGATTTTATCATGATTACTCTGGGAACAGGTGTCGGTAGTGGTATCGTTATCAACGGACAGGTGGTTTACGGTCATGACGGTTTTGCAGGCGAACTCGGTCACGTGATTGTTCGTCGTGACGGACGTATCTGTGGTTGCGGACGCAAGGGCTGTCTGGAAACTTACTGCTCGGCTACAGGTGTGGCACGCACTGCACGTGAATTCCTCGCTGCACGTACCGATGCCAGCTTGTTGCGTAATATCCCGGCTGAGAGCATTGTATCGAAAGACGTATACGATGCAGCCGTACAGGGAGATAAACTGGCTCAGGAGATTTTCGAATTTACAGGTAATATTCTGGGTGAAGCATTGGCAGACGCTATTGCTTTCTCGAGTCCGGAAGCTATTATCCTGTTCGGTGGTTTGGCAAAATCGGGTGATTACATTATGAAGCCGATTATGAAAGCCATGGAGAATAACCTTCTGAACATTTACAAAGGTAAAGCAAAATTGCTCGTTTCTGAGTTGAAGGACTCTGACGCTGCTGTGCTGGGTGCCAGTGCATTGGCTTGGGAACTGAAAGACTTGAGAGACTAA
- a CDS encoding ABC transporter ATP-binding protein — protein MIHLKDINKTYNNGAPLHVLKGINLDIERGEFVSIMGASGSGKSTLLNILGILDNYDDGEYYLNNVLIKDLSETKSAEYRNRMIGFIFQSFNLISFKNAVENVALPLFYQGVSRKKRNALAMEYLDKLGLKDWAHHMPNEMSGGQKQRVAIARALITQPQIILADEPTGALDSKTSVEVMQILKDLHKTGMTIVVVTHESGVANQTDKIIHIKDGIIERIEENLNHDASPFGKDGYMK, from the coding sequence GTGATACACTTAAAAGACATTAACAAAACCTACAACAACGGAGCCCCACTCCATGTACTCAAAGGCATCAATCTCGACATCGAGCGGGGTGAATTCGTTTCCATCATGGGAGCATCAGGTTCCGGCAAGTCTACTTTACTCAATATACTAGGTATATTGGATAATTACGATGACGGAGAGTATTACCTCAACAACGTGCTGATTAAGGACCTGAGCGAAACTAAATCCGCGGAATACCGCAACCGGATGATCGGTTTCATCTTCCAGTCATTCAACCTGATTTCATTTAAAAATGCAGTGGAAAACGTCGCACTACCTCTATTTTACCAGGGAGTAAGCCGGAAAAAACGTAATGCCCTGGCCATGGAGTACCTCGACAAGCTGGGACTCAAGGATTGGGCACATCACATGCCCAATGAAATGAGTGGAGGTCAGAAACAACGTGTAGCCATTGCCCGTGCCTTGATTACACAGCCTCAGATTATTCTGGCCGACGAACCTACCGGTGCATTGGACAGTAAGACGTCCGTAGAGGTGATGCAAATACTGAAAGACCTGCACAAGACCGGAATGACCATTGTCGTAGTCACCCACGAAAGTGGAGTTGCCAATCAGACAGATAAAATTATCCACATCAAGGATGGTATAATCGAACGGATTGAAGAGAACCTGAATCATGATGCCTCACCATTCGGCAAGGATGGATACATGAAATAA